A single Triticum dicoccoides isolate Atlit2015 ecotype Zavitan chromosome 2A, WEW_v2.0, whole genome shotgun sequence DNA region contains:
- the LOC119354443 gene encoding protein MET1, chloroplastic-like isoform X1: MALAHQITNQPLLSSPPCLARTNGSNARTARTAFLGHSCCLKLRDTAMRCVVVRASSSAQAEPKSGGGDGDGGQEPYEEYEVEILKPYGLKFAKGRDGGTYIEAIFPGSSAEQTGKFTVGDKVIATSAVFGEEIWPAAGYGQTMYCIRQRVGPLYMKMQKKFGKWDGAAELSDKEVIRAERNTGNVSTKLREIQMQNYQKKMEQEIQREDDLRMGLKLYKDGKYEDALEKFESVLGSKPEIDEASVASYNVACCYSKLDRIQAGLSALEEAMKAGYEDFKVIFRCTHSLRTWSILQQLEYQPLFMAVCTRLEQVATEVFSQHGWQYNLRIEPPPSST, translated from the exons ATGGCTCTCGCCCACCAGATCACCAACCAGCCGCTCCTCTCCTCCCCGCCGTGCCTCGCAAGAACCAACGGTAGCAATGCGCGGACGGCGAGGACGGCGTTTCTTGGCCACAGCTGCTGCCTGAAGCTTCGGGATACGGCGATGAGATGCGTCGTCGTCCGCGCGTCTTCGTCAGCGCAGGCGGAGCCCAAGTCCGGAGGTGGGGACGGGGATGGAGGCCAGGAGCCGTACGAGGAGTACGAAGTGGAGATCCTGAAGCCGTACGGGCTCAAGTTCGCCAAGGGCCGCGACGGCGGCACCTACATCGAGGCCATCTTCCCCGGCTCATCCGCCGAGCAGACCGGCAAGTTCACCGTCGGCGACAAGGTTATTGCCACCAG CGCCGTCTTTGGAGAGGAAATCTGGCCGGCGGCAGGGTACGGCCAGACCATGTACTGCATCCGCCAGAGAGTTGGCCCTCTCTACATGAAGATGCAGAAGAAATTTG GGAAATGGGATGGTGCTGCTGAGCTCTCTGACAAGGAGGTCATCAGGGCTGAAAGGAACACCGGAAATGTCAGCACTAAACTCAGAGAGATTCAG ATGCAAAATTACCAGAAGAAGATGGAGCAGGAGATCCAAAGAGAAGATGACCTTCGCATGGGGCTAAAGCTGTACAA GGATGGAAAATACGAGGACGCGTTGGAGAAGTTCGAGTCGGTGCTGGGGTCAAAACCAGAGATTGATGAAGCTTCCGTAGCCAGCTACAATGTCGCTTGCTGTTATTCGAAGCTCGACCGG ATACAAGCTGGCCTTTCTGCACTTGAAGAAGCGATGAAGGCAGGCTATGAAGACTTCAAG GTTATTTTCCGGTGTACGCACTCGCTACGTACGTGGTCTATACTACAACAGCTGGAGTATCAACCGCTGTTCATGGCGGTGTGTACgcgattggagcaggtggctacggaggttttttcccaacatgggtggcagtatAACCTACGGATCGAGCCACCACCttcttcgacatag
- the LOC119354443 gene encoding protein MET1, chloroplastic-like isoform X2, producing the protein MALAHQITNQPLLSSPPCLARTNGSNARTARTAFLGHSCCLKLRDTAMRCVVVRASSSAQAEPKSGGGDGDGGQEPYEEYEVEILKPYGLKFAKGRDGGTYIEAIFPGSSAEQTGKFTVGDKVIATSAVFGEEIWPAAGYGQTMYCIRQRVGPLYMKMQKKFGKWDGAAELSDKEVIRAERNTGNVSTKLREIQMQNYQKKMEQEIQREDDLRMGLKLYKDGKYEDALEKFESVLGSKPEIDEASVASYNVACCYSKLDRIQAGLSALEEAMKAGYEDFKRIRTDPDLANLRNSEEFATLLNKYDESFINENAINAIKSIFGFGKK; encoded by the exons ATGGCTCTCGCCCACCAGATCACCAACCAGCCGCTCCTCTCCTCCCCGCCGTGCCTCGCAAGAACCAACGGTAGCAATGCGCGGACGGCGAGGACGGCGTTTCTTGGCCACAGCTGCTGCCTGAAGCTTCGGGATACGGCGATGAGATGCGTCGTCGTCCGCGCGTCTTCGTCAGCGCAGGCGGAGCCCAAGTCCGGAGGTGGGGACGGGGATGGAGGCCAGGAGCCGTACGAGGAGTACGAAGTGGAGATCCTGAAGCCGTACGGGCTCAAGTTCGCCAAGGGCCGCGACGGCGGCACCTACATCGAGGCCATCTTCCCCGGCTCATCCGCCGAGCAGACCGGCAAGTTCACCGTCGGCGACAAGGTTATTGCCACCAG CGCCGTCTTTGGAGAGGAAATCTGGCCGGCGGCAGGGTACGGCCAGACCATGTACTGCATCCGCCAGAGAGTTGGCCCTCTCTACATGAAGATGCAGAAGAAATTTG GGAAATGGGATGGTGCTGCTGAGCTCTCTGACAAGGAGGTCATCAGGGCTGAAAGGAACACCGGAAATGTCAGCACTAAACTCAGAGAGATTCAG ATGCAAAATTACCAGAAGAAGATGGAGCAGGAGATCCAAAGAGAAGATGACCTTCGCATGGGGCTAAAGCTGTACAA GGATGGAAAATACGAGGACGCGTTGGAGAAGTTCGAGTCGGTGCTGGGGTCAAAACCAGAGATTGATGAAGCTTCCGTAGCCAGCTACAATGTCGCTTGCTGTTATTCGAAGCTCGACCGG ATACAAGCTGGCCTTTCTGCACTTGAAGAAGCGATGAAGGCAGGCTATGAAGACTTCAAG AGGATTCGCACCGACCCGGATTTAGCAAACTTGAGGAACTCGGAGGAGTTCGCCACCCTACTAAACAAGTACGATGAATCATTTATCAACGAGAACGCCATCAATGCTATCAAATCCATATTTGGATTCGGTAAGAAGTGA